One Nostoc sp. UHCC 0302 DNA window includes the following coding sequences:
- the acs gene encoding acetate--CoA ligase: protein MSQPTIESILQEKRLFHPPAEFSENAHIKSLEDYQRLYDQAKADPQQFWAELAEKELHWFQKWDTVLDWQPPFAKWFVGGKMNISYNCLDRHLTTWRKNKAALIWEGEPGDSRTLTYAQLHREVCQFANVLKQLGIQKGDRVGIYMPMIPEAAIAMLACARIGAPHSVVFGGFSAEALRDRLIDAQAKLVITADGGWRKDAIVPLKEQVDKALADGAVPNVENVLVVKRTGQETYMQLGGRDHWWHELQKDASADCPAEPMDSEDMLFILYTSGSTGKPKGVVHTTAGYNLYTHITTKWIFDLQDTDVYWCTADVGWITGHSYIVYGPLSNGATTVMYEGAPRASNPGCFWDVIEKYGVNIFYTAPTAIRAFIKMGEQHPNTRNLSSLRLLGTVGEPINPEAWIWYHKVIGGERCPIVDTWWQTETGGIMITPLPGAIATKPGSATRPFPGILADVVDLDGNTVPNNEGGYLAVRHPWPGMMRTVYGNPERFRRTYWEHIPPKDGNYTYFAGDGARQDEDGYFWVMGRVDDVLNVSGHRLGTMEVESALVSHPAVAEAAVVGKPDELKGEEVVAFITLEGTYQASEQLSKELKQHVVKEIGAIARPGEIRFTDALPKTRSGKIMRRLLRNLASGQEVSGDTSTLEDRSVLDKLREGT, encoded by the coding sequence ATGTCTCAACCAACTATAGAATCAATCCTACAAGAGAAGCGTCTATTCCATCCGCCTGCTGAATTTTCCGAGAATGCTCATATCAAAAGTCTGGAAGATTATCAGCGTCTCTACGATCAAGCTAAAGCCGATCCTCAACAATTCTGGGCAGAATTAGCCGAAAAGGAGTTGCACTGGTTTCAAAAATGGGACACAGTACTAGACTGGCAACCGCCTTTTGCTAAATGGTTCGTCGGCGGTAAGATGAATATTTCATACAACTGTCTTGACAGACATCTCACAACTTGGCGGAAAAATAAAGCCGCGCTGATTTGGGAAGGGGAACCAGGAGATTCGCGTACTCTCACTTATGCCCAACTACACAGAGAAGTTTGTCAATTTGCTAATGTGCTGAAACAATTGGGGATACAAAAAGGCGATCGCGTCGGTATTTATATGCCGATGATTCCCGAAGCGGCGATCGCCATGTTAGCCTGTGCGAGAATTGGCGCACCCCATAGTGTGGTATTTGGTGGTTTTAGTGCTGAAGCTTTACGCGATCGCTTAATTGATGCTCAAGCTAAACTGGTAATTACTGCTGATGGTGGTTGGCGTAAAGATGCGATCGTTCCTCTCAAAGAACAAGTAGACAAAGCTTTAGCTGATGGTGCTGTTCCAAATGTAGAAAATGTTCTGGTTGTCAAGCGCACCGGGCAAGAAACTTATATGCAGTTAGGCGGGCGCGATCATTGGTGGCACGAATTACAAAAAGATGCCTCAGCCGATTGTCCTGCTGAACCAATGGACAGCGAAGATATGCTGTTTATCCTCTACACTTCCGGCAGTACAGGCAAGCCGAAGGGGGTTGTACATACTACTGCTGGCTATAACTTATACACCCACATCACCACTAAGTGGATCTTCGACTTGCAAGACACAGATGTATATTGGTGTACCGCAGACGTGGGTTGGATTACTGGTCATAGTTACATTGTCTACGGCCCGCTTTCCAACGGTGCAACAACTGTGATGTACGAAGGTGCGCCTCGTGCTTCTAATCCTGGCTGTTTCTGGGATGTGATTGAAAAATACGGCGTCAATATTTTTTATACTGCACCTACAGCAATTCGCGCCTTTATTAAGATGGGGGAACAACATCCCAACACCCGCAACTTGTCTTCATTGCGTTTGCTGGGAACTGTTGGCGAACCGATTAATCCAGAAGCTTGGATTTGGTATCACAAAGTAATTGGCGGTGAACGTTGCCCAATTGTTGATACATGGTGGCAAACAGAAACGGGCGGTATTATGATTACACCTTTACCAGGGGCAATTGCAACCAAACCCGGTTCAGCAACTCGTCCCTTCCCCGGAATTCTCGCGGATGTCGTAGATTTAGACGGTAACACTGTACCCAACAATGAAGGCGGATATCTGGCGGTGCGTCATCCTTGGCCAGGAATGATGCGGACAGTCTACGGTAATCCTGAACGCTTTCGCCGTACCTATTGGGAACATATCCCCCCCAAAGATGGCAACTATACTTACTTTGCTGGTGATGGGGCGAGACAAGATGAAGATGGCTACTTCTGGGTAATGGGTCGTGTGGATGATGTACTTAATGTATCAGGCCACCGTCTCGGAACAATGGAAGTAGAATCAGCTTTAGTTTCGCATCCAGCAGTTGCCGAAGCTGCGGTAGTTGGTAAGCCAGATGAACTCAAGGGTGAAGAAGTAGTCGCTTTTATCACTTTAGAAGGTACTTATCAGGCGAGTGAACAGTTGAGTAAAGAACTCAAGCAACACGTCGTTAAAGAAATAGGTGCGATCGCCCGTCCCGGTGAAATTCGGTTTACAGACGCTTTGCCCAAAACGCGATCGGGTAAGATTATGCGGCGCCTGTTGCGGAACTTAGCATCGGGACAAGAAGTCTCTGGTGATACTTCTACTTTAGAAGATAGAAGTGTGTTAGATAAGTTGCGGGAAGGTACGTAA
- a CDS encoding tetratricopeptide repeat protein, producing the protein MKLKNKQKTVFVQSISYITLSIITTIGISPLVLAVTGKVSLNSPEKFSKEQKLAQSTDTNSPERSQLIQQANNLYSQRDFKGAEENLRKLLKKFPKDAFAHFQLGNVLFRQNRAEEAISSYRKAIELQSKYALAYNAIGVVYASQSRWQEAITEYQKALEINPNYGEALTNVALVQWQTNKRDEAVSSLEKALDIFKQQKRNEKVYQIEQILRELKNSDNPNLS; encoded by the coding sequence ATGAAGCTGAAGAACAAGCAGAAAACAGTATTTGTGCAATCTATTAGCTACATAACGCTGAGTATTATAACTACAATTGGTATATCACCGTTAGTATTGGCGGTTACTGGAAAAGTTTCTTTAAATTCGCCTGAAAAGTTTAGCAAAGAACAAAAACTGGCGCAGTCTACAGATACAAATTCACCAGAGCGATCGCAGCTCATCCAACAAGCTAATAATTTATACTCTCAAAGAGATTTCAAAGGCGCAGAAGAAAATTTACGCAAACTACTTAAAAAATTTCCCAAAGACGCTTTTGCACACTTTCAACTAGGAAATGTACTGTTTCGGCAAAACAGAGCCGAAGAAGCAATTAGCTCTTACCGCAAAGCCATTGAGCTTCAATCTAAATATGCCTTAGCTTACAATGCGATCGGTGTTGTTTATGCCAGTCAAAGTCGCTGGCAAGAGGCAATTACTGAATATCAAAAAGCTTTAGAAATTAATCCTAATTATGGCGAGGCACTGACTAATGTGGCACTAGTACAGTGGCAAACAAATAAACGAGATGAAGCGGTATCTTCTCTAGAAAAAGCTTTAGATATCTTCAAGCAACAGAAGAGAAATGAAAAAGTTTATCAAATTGAACAAATTTTGCGAGAACTAAAAAATTCAGATAATCCTAATCTTTCCTAA